The Pollutimonas sp. M17 sequence TTTCAGGAGCGCGTTCGCTCGGTCATCCATGGTTCTATTTTATGCAAACTTTCAGGCCGGGGTTGTCCTGCCCAGCGCCACAACCCGCTCGCGGGAACCTATAATCAACGGGTCCTATTATTCCACCAAACCAGCAGGTATTCGCCTTATGCATTTCAAAAACGTTGCAATCGTGGGCCGCTATCAGGACACCGGTCTTGACGCCCCTTTGCGCAAGCTGGCCGATATGCTGGGCGCCGCCGGCTGCAAAGTGCTGATCGAGGCCGATACGGCCAAGAATACCGGCATACGGGAACACACCGTAGCCTCTTACCAGGAAATCGGCAATCAGGCCGACCTGGCCGTCATCATGGGCGGCGACGGAACCATGCTGGGCGCGGCCCGCCAGCTGGCGCACAGCAATGTGCCCCTGATCGGCATCAATCACGGCCGGCTGGGCTTCATCACCGACATTCCCCTGCATAGCGCCAACGACGCCCTGGCCAGCGTCATCCAGGGCAACTACGAGGCCGAAGACCGCGTCCTGCTCGAAGGGCGCGTGGTGCGCGACGGCCAAACCCTTTTTTCAGGCGTGGCCCTGAACGACGTCGTCCTGAACCGCGCCGGGCGCGGCGGCATGATCGAAGTCAAGGTCGAGTTCGACGGCGCCTTCATGTACAGCCAGCGGGCCGACGGTCTGATCATCGCCACCCCCACCGGCTCGACCGCCTATTCGCTCTCGGCCAACGGTCCCATCGTCCATTCGCGCCTGAACGCCATCCTGCTGGTTCCGGTCGCGCCGCAAACCCTGTCCAACCGGCCTATCGTGCTGCCCG is a genomic window containing:
- a CDS encoding NAD kinase, whose protein sequence is MHFKNVAIVGRYQDTGLDAPLRKLADMLGAAGCKVLIEADTAKNTGIREHTVASYQEIGNQADLAVIMGGDGTMLGAARQLAHSNVPLIGINHGRLGFITDIPLHSANDALASVIQGNYEAEDRVLLEGRVVRDGQTLFSGVALNDVVLNRAGRGGMIEVKVEFDGAFMYSQRADGLIIATPTGSTAYSLSANGPIVHSRLNAILLVPVAPQTLSNRPIVLPDSGTLSLTVTALGRVESGASVHFDMQTWSDCQAGDRIEVRRAQNTVRFIHPTGYSFFSTLRRKLYWNHMPQPSDEVE